In Thalassotalea sp. Sam97, a single window of DNA contains:
- a CDS encoding CPBP family intramembrane glutamic endopeptidase, translating into MNNNIAYPPFSMKTPLLFLALTMLLMLLVLYFVQQGEIGKPAVLIGLFGPAIIAVLFSYLEGGGRQVKQLLSQYVAYKASWRHYALATLLIPALIYLTMLVTELSGQITYSTWFSGLSIAQLLFIPLISIGEELGWRGYLQPLFRRRYGLLAASLLVGCVWAIWHLTGYYFDTGVVEGLPFELFFMWVVGAALVMGYLYEKTNSVLLAVLFHTSVNLSLNVFKIIPEFSGSIMPFTMLIILVWLVGLGLIFCHSKK; encoded by the coding sequence ATGAATAACAATATCGCTTACCCGCCTTTCTCGATGAAAACCCCTTTGCTATTTTTGGCATTGACCATGTTGTTGATGCTGTTGGTACTGTACTTCGTTCAGCAGGGCGAAATCGGCAAGCCTGCGGTGTTAATTGGCCTCTTTGGACCGGCAATTATTGCCGTGCTGTTTAGCTACCTTGAAGGCGGCGGGCGGCAAGTTAAACAATTGCTTAGTCAATATGTTGCTTATAAGGCATCTTGGCGCCATTATGCGCTCGCGACATTGCTAATACCTGCGCTTATTTACCTAACCATGCTTGTCACTGAGCTAAGCGGACAGATCACTTATAGCACGTGGTTCAGTGGTTTATCGATTGCTCAATTGCTATTTATTCCGTTGATCAGTATTGGCGAGGAGCTCGGTTGGCGTGGTTATTTGCAGCCATTATTTCGCCGCCGATATGGTTTACTTGCTGCGTCTTTGTTAGTGGGATGCGTCTGGGCGATTTGGCACCTAACCGGCTATTACTTTGATACGGGTGTTGTTGAAGGGTTGCCGTTCGAGCTGTTTTTTATGTGGGTTGTTGGGGCTGCATTGGTGATGGGCTACTTGTATGAGAAAACCAACAGCGTATTACTGGCTGTTTTGTTTCACACATCCGTCAATCTTTCGCTTAATGTGTTTAAAATCATCCCTGAATTTTCAGGCTCCATTATGCCGTTTACGATGCTTATTATTTTGGTTTGGCTTGTCGGTTTAGGCCTAATTTTCTGTCATTCAAAGAAATAA
- a CDS encoding DUF6691 family protein → MTLILAIVLGTLFGYALYRVGATHADKILNMLALKDLGLAKTILAAIGLSSALFFAGVAFNVFDVGHMSIKTMYLGVFVGGALFGLGWALSAMCPGTSLANLGAGRKDAVFFVVGGLLGAGAFTLVYEWQSGFGLFEPIFGGKTSLASSPETLWIGIAIGLAMIVAAFLLPNRLR, encoded by the coding sequence ATGACTCTGATCCTCGCCATTGTCCTTGGCACCCTATTTGGTTATGCCTTGTATCGTGTTGGTGCCACCCATGCCGATAAAATTCTCAACATGCTCGCCTTAAAGGATTTAGGTCTTGCGAAAACCATTCTTGCAGCGATTGGCTTATCATCTGCCTTATTTTTCGCCGGTGTAGCTTTTAACGTCTTTGATGTTGGGCATATGAGCATTAAAACCATGTATTTAGGCGTTTTCGTTGGTGGTGCATTATTTGGTCTTGGCTGGGCGTTATCTGCTATGTGCCCTGGCACTAGTCTGGCGAACTTAGGCGCGGGGCGCAAAGATGCGGTATTTTTTGTCGTCGGTGGTTTGCTTGGCGCAGGCGCCTTTACCCTAGTTTATGAGTGGCAATCAGGTTTTGGTCTATTCGAACCGATATTTGGCGGAAAAACCTCGCTCGCTTCATCGCCAGAAACATTATGGATTGGTATTGCGATAGGTCTTGCAATGATTGTCGCTGCATTTTTACTCCCCAATCGATTACGTTAG
- a CDS encoding YeeE/YedE thiosulfate transporter family protein, with protein sequence MTLTWKKGAVALGLVFLIAIVLIKPIGVSTQFVIFDGILASPFNDELIIEDNNSKSGYSSSNAYLAKSDGKYAQAIANPINYGLVFVISMIFGGFLASRHHKEPDLPKAHVERFGHSPASRYSMTFIGGFIALFGARLAGGCTSGHMMSGMMQTSLSGYLFALTAFAIAIPTAIIVYKMKGDKS encoded by the coding sequence ATGACTTTAACATGGAAAAAAGGCGCCGTTGCTCTGGGGTTAGTTTTTTTAATAGCCATTGTGTTGATTAAACCCATCGGCGTATCCACCCAATTTGTTATTTTTGATGGGATTCTCGCTAGCCCTTTTAACGACGAATTAATTATCGAAGATAACAACAGCAAATCAGGTTACAGTAGCTCAAATGCCTACCTTGCCAAGTCCGATGGTAAATACGCACAAGCCATTGCCAACCCCATCAACTATGGCTTAGTGTTTGTCATTAGCATGATTTTTGGTGGCTTTTTAGCATCTCGCCACCATAAAGAGCCTGACTTACCCAAAGCCCATGTCGAGCGTTTTGGCCATTCCCCAGCAAGTCGCTACAGCATGACCTTTATCGGTGGCTTTATCGCCTTATTTGGCGCTCGTTTAGCCGGAGGCTGTACATCAGGCCATATGATGAGCGGTATGATGCAAACGTCACTCAGTGGCTACTTATTTGCGCTCACCGCATTTGCGATAGCCATTCCAACGGCAATCATCGTTTATAAAATGAAGGGGGATAAATCATGA